The nucleotide window GCGGGCGCCGTGCTGGAGATCGCGCTCATCGAGGTGTGGCACGGCTCGGCGGCGCAGATCGCCGCCTGCTCGGCCGCCGCCCTCCTGCCGACGCTGCTGCTGATGGCCGCGCTGGAGGGCCGGCAGTGGGCCCGCGGACCGCGCCCGAAGGCTCAGGTCGTCGCCGGCGGCGCCGATCGTTCACCTACCGCCGCGACCGCGGCCTGACCCCGGAGGCCCCGTGCGCATCCTCGTTCTCAACTGGCGCGACCTCAAGCACCCGGCCGCGGGCGGCGCGGAGGTGTACACCGAGCAGGTCCTGCGCCGCTGGGTGCGGGCCGGCCACGAGGTGACCCTGTTCGCCGCGGCCGTCGCCGGGCAGCCCACCGCCGAGATCGTCGACGGCTACCGGGTGGTGCGCGCCGGCAGCCGGTTCACCGTGTACCGCGAGGCCCGCCGCTGGTGGCGGCGCTACGGCCGGGGCCGCTTCGACGTGGTCGTCGACGAGACGAACACCGTGCCGTTCCGCGCGCACGAGTGGGTCGACGACGGCGCCCGCACCGTCGCGCTGGTGCACCAGACCTGCGAGGAGATCTGGCACCACAACGCGCCGCCGCTGGCCGCGCACCTCGGCCGGTACCTGCTCGAGCCGGCGTGGATGCGCCGGATGGCCGGGTCGCCGATCCTGGCGGTGTCGGACTCGACGCGCGACGCGCTGGCCCGCTTCGGCGCACACGACGTCACGGTCGTGCCGGAGGGCTACGAGTCGCCGCCGGTCCTGCCGTCGGTCGCCAAGGAGGCGCGGCCGACCGCCGTGTTCTGCGGCCGGATGGTCAGCTACAAGCGCCCGTGGGACGTGATCGAGGCGGTGCGCTCGGCCCGCCGGGAGATCCCCGACCTGCGGCTCTGGATGATCGGCGGCGGACCCATGCTGGCCAAGCTGCGCGCGGCCGCCCCGGAGGGCGTCGAGTTCCTCGGCCGGGTCTCCGAGGAGGTCAAGCACGACCGGATGGCCCGGGCGCACATCCACCTCGCGACGAGCGTCCGCGAGGGCTGGGGCCTGGTCGTCACCGAGGCCGCCGCGCTGGGCACGCCGACCATCGCGTACGACGTGCCGGGCCTGCGCGACTCGACGCGGGCCGCGCGCGGCGTCGTGGTGCCGCCGGAGCCGGCGGCGCTGGCGCGCCGGCTGGCCGAGCTGCTGCCGTCCCGGATGAACGAGCCGTTCCCCGCGCTGCCGAACGGCGGTGCGCACGACTGGGACGAGGTCGCCGAGACCCTCCTGGCCGCGGTGGAGGAGCACGCCCGGGTGCCGCGTGGCGTGCACGCCACGACCGTGGTCGAGAGCCGGCGTGCGCAGGAGAGCCGACTGCACAGCGCCGACGCCTGACCCGGCGATATCGGTCTCGAAGCGGTGAAAGCGGCTCATAATACGAGCAATGCCCCGCAGGAGCCTTGGAGACTGCCCGATGACAAGCCACCCCGTGGTGTCGGTGATCGTTCCCGCCTACAACAGCGCGCCGCTGCTGCGTGACTTCCTGGGCGCGTGCCTCACCTCGGAGTACCGCGACTTCGAGGTGATCATCAACGACGACCTGCGCTCGACGGACGGCACCCGGGCGCTGACCGAACAGTTCCGGGCCGACGGCCTGGACGTGACCTACCTGCGGGAGAACCACTCGATGGCGCAGGGCCGCAAGCGCGGCGCGGCCGAGGCGCGGGGATCGATCCTGCTGCACCTGGACTCCGACATGAAGGTCACCCCCGGCCTGCTCGGCGAGTGCGTCGAGCTGCTCGCCGGCGGGTACGACGCCCTGGTCATCCCCGAGGAGGCGTTCGGCACCACGTTCTGGGCCCGGTGCAAGTGGCTGGAGAAGAAGATCTACGACGGGGTGGAGGAGATCGAGTCGCTGCGCTGCGTGCGGCGCGCGGTCTACGACCGGCTCGGCGGCCACGACGAGCGGATGGTCTTCTCCGAGGACAAGGACTTCGACCTGCGGGTACGCAAGGCCGGGTACGCGGTCGGCCGCACCCGCAACTTCCTCTACCACAACGAGGGCGACCTGCGGCTCCAGAAGACCATGCGCAAGAAGCTGGGGTACTCCGGCACCGCCGACCTCTTCGCCACCGCGCACCCGGAGGCGTTCCGGTGGCAGACGAACATCTTCCACCGCTTCGGCCTGTACCTGAGGAACTTCCCGTACGCCTTCTCGCACCCGCTGCTCTACGGCGGCCTGTGGGTGATGAAGGTCGGCGAGTTCGGCTCCGGCGCGGTCGGCCAGGTGCGGCACCGCCTCGCGGTGCGGCACGGGGGCCCGGCGTGACCAGAGTGGCGCACGTGATCGCCGAGTTCTCCGCCAAGGAGGCGATGGGCCGCACGGTCACCGAGATGGCCGCCCGGGTGCCCGGCGAGCACCACCTCGTCACCACCCACGCGCTCGACGGCCAGGACGCGTTCGCCGGCGTGCACGAGATCGGCGGCGCGCTGGAGACGTTCCCGCTCGGCCGCTCCGACGAGCTGCGCGAGGCGCTGCGGCGGATCGGGCCGGACCTGGTGCACCTGCACGCCGGCGCGCTCGGCCCGTTCCTGGCCCTGCTGCCGGTGCTGCGGCCGTACCCCAAGCTGCTCACCGCGTACGCGTGGCCGACGCTGCCCGGACCGGGCGCGTGGCGGCGGGCCACCGTCTCGGAGATGCGCGCCTCGAACGTGCTGCGGGCCCGGGTCCTGGTGACCACGGTCCTACCGGTCCCGCTCGCCGCCGCCGCGCTGCGCCGGGCCGGGGTGACCACCGTGCTCACCCCCGACCCCCGGGTCGCCG belongs to Amorphoplanes digitatis and includes:
- a CDS encoding glycosyltransferase family 4 protein, with amino-acid sequence MRILVLNWRDLKHPAAGGAEVYTEQVLRRWVRAGHEVTLFAAAVAGQPTAEIVDGYRVVRAGSRFTVYREARRWWRRYGRGRFDVVVDETNTVPFRAHEWVDDGARTVALVHQTCEEIWHHNAPPLAAHLGRYLLEPAWMRRMAGSPILAVSDSTRDALARFGAHDVTVVPEGYESPPVLPSVAKEARPTAVFCGRMVSYKRPWDVIEAVRSARREIPDLRLWMIGGGPMLAKLRAAAPEGVEFLGRVSEEVKHDRMARAHIHLATSVREGWGLVVTEAAALGTPTIAYDVPGLRDSTRAARGVVVPPEPAALARRLAELLPSRMNEPFPALPNGGAHDWDEVAETLLAAVEEHARVPRGVHATTVVESRRAQESRLHSADA
- a CDS encoding glycosyltransferase family 2 protein, with amino-acid sequence MTSHPVVSVIVPAYNSAPLLRDFLGACLTSEYRDFEVIINDDLRSTDGTRALTEQFRADGLDVTYLRENHSMAQGRKRGAAEARGSILLHLDSDMKVTPGLLGECVELLAGGYDALVIPEEAFGTTFWARCKWLEKKIYDGVEEIESLRCVRRAVYDRLGGHDERMVFSEDKDFDLRVRKAGYAVGRTRNFLYHNEGDLRLQKTMRKKLGYSGTADLFATAHPEAFRWQTNIFHRFGLYLRNFPYAFSHPLLYGGLWVMKVGEFGSGAVGQVRHRLAVRHGGPA